The following proteins are co-located in the Desulfovibrio intestinalis genome:
- the argF gene encoding ornithine carbamoyltransferase has product MNRLQHRDFLKETDFTPEDLTYLLDLAANLKQAKKVRREPKFLRDRNIVILFEKDSTRTRCSFEVAAYDQGANITYLGPSGSQMGKKESLADTARVLSRFYDGIEYRGFGQERVEALAEHSSVPVWNGLTNEWHPTQLLADMLTMRECCPKPLNRQTMAYLGDARYNMGNSLMVGSALLGLDFRSVAPKALWTSDEVYEVACQIASKTGARISRTESVEDGVRGCDFLSTDVWVSMGEPDDVWKERIELLTPYRITEETMRQTGNDDCKFLHCLPSFHNRSTAMGEEIFQRFGIDCMEVNDDVFESPRNMAFEEAENRLHTIKAVMVATLADEPLVFEENIA; this is encoded by the coding sequence ATGAACAGACTGCAACACAGAGACTTTCTGAAGGAAACCGACTTCACGCCGGAAGATCTCACCTATTTGCTGGACTTGGCGGCCAACCTCAAGCAGGCCAAAAAAGTGCGCCGCGAACCGAAATTTTTGCGGGACAGAAATATTGTCATTCTGTTTGAAAAGGATTCCACCAGAACCCGCTGTTCCTTTGAAGTGGCCGCTTACGACCAGGGCGCAAATATAACCTATCTTGGCCCCTCAGGGTCTCAGATGGGCAAAAAAGAATCGCTGGCCGACACCGCCCGCGTGCTTTCCCGCTTTTATGACGGCATTGAGTACCGGGGTTTCGGTCAGGAACGGGTTGAAGCTCTGGCTGAGCACTCCTCTGTGCCTGTGTGGAATGGCCTGACCAACGAATGGCACCCCACACAGCTTTTGGCCGACATGCTGACCATGCGCGAATGCTGCCCCAAGCCGCTGAATCGTCAAACGATGGCCTACCTTGGCGATGCCCGCTACAATATGGGCAACTCGCTTATGGTCGGTTCTGCCCTGCTTGGTCTGGATTTTCGCTCTGTCGCTCCCAAGGCGCTGTGGACCTCTGATGAGGTGTATGAAGTGGCCTGCCAGATCGCCAGCAAAACAGGAGCGCGCATCAGCCGCACCGAAAGCGTGGAAGACGGCGTTCGCGGCTGTGACTTTTTGTCTACTGACGTATGGGTTTCAATGGGTGAGCCCGATGACGTTTGGAAAGAGCGCATAGAACTGCTCACCCCTTATCGCATCACAGAAGAAACCATGCGCCAGACAGGCAATGACGACTGCAAATTTTTGCATTGCCTGCCAAGCTTTCACAACCGCAGCACGGCGATGGGCGAAGAAATCTTCCAGCGCTTCGGCATTGACTGCATGGAAGTGAACGACGACGTCTTTGAATCGCCGCGCAATATGGCCTTTGAAGAAGCGGAAAACCGCCTGCACACCATCAAGGCCGTCATGGTTGCAACACTGGCCGACGAGCCGCTTGTTTTTGAAGAAAACATTGCTTAG
- a CDS encoding N-acetyltransferase: MPIAIPRSGADDRPIVPDVCISDLSQLVIRSATVADVHGMSALINQYASSNVMLARGPQYLYQHIQDYMVATAPAVDGGQDVIVACGAVHVLWADLGEIRSVAVHPSCQGQGFGRRLVSMLVERCRSLALPRVFVFTLVPDFFAKCGFTEFDRDDMPASVWVECSKCPKFYCCDEIAMLLHL, translated from the coding sequence ATGCCCATCGCCATTCCGCGCTCTGGCGCTGATGATAGACCCATTGTTCCTGATGTCTGCATAAGCGACCTTTCACAACTGGTCATCCGCTCCGCTACTGTGGCGGATGTGCACGGCATGTCGGCGCTTATCAACCAGTATGCTTCGTCCAATGTCATGCTGGCTCGTGGCCCCCAGTACCTGTATCAGCACATACAGGACTACATGGTTGCCACGGCTCCTGCTGTGGATGGCGGTCAAGACGTCATCGTGGCCTGTGGAGCCGTTCACGTTCTGTGGGCAGACCTTGGCGAAATCCGCTCTGTGGCTGTTCACCCGTCCTGTCAGGGACAGGGGTTCGGCAGACGGCTTGTATCGATGCTTGTTGAGCGCTGCCGCAGCCTCGCGTTGCCAAGGGTTTTTGTCTTTACTCTTGTGCCAGACTTTTTTGCCAAATGCGGTTTCACTGAATTTGACAGAGATGACATGCCTGCAAGCGTATGGGTTGAATGCAGCAAGTGCCCAAAATTCTACTGCTGTGACGAAATTGCCATGCTTCTACATTTGTAA